The Pseudomonas baetica genome includes a region encoding these proteins:
- a CDS encoding alpha/beta hydrolase, with protein MPLNSEVAAFLDLVEDNQNDAFHQGTPEQAREAFEQSSQQMRWAVPDVDVSEVQHRARDGAELTLRLYRPLQKGGVLPVLLFLHGGGFVVGSLDSHDGICREFCARTPCAVLSVGYRRAPEHKFPVALHDCADALDWLREQAGEFALDLSRLVFGGDSVGATLATVLALEARAPGALKPCLQLLCYPVTDASQRRESMDLLGEGYLLESDSLEWFYQHYARSIEDRSDWRFSPLLCSDLAGAAPAYVALAGFDPLVDEGRAYAERLASTGGLLECREFSGHVHDFLRMRMVTEEVEAIYQELVAVLRTVMYPETV; from the coding sequence ATGCCATTGAATTCGGAAGTAGCGGCGTTTCTTGATCTGGTCGAAGACAATCAGAACGACGCGTTTCACCAAGGGACACCCGAGCAGGCGCGAGAGGCGTTCGAGCAGTCCTCGCAACAGATGCGTTGGGCCGTGCCGGATGTCGACGTGAGCGAGGTGCAACACCGTGCCCGCGACGGCGCTGAACTGACCTTGCGGTTGTACCGTCCGTTGCAAAAGGGCGGTGTCTTGCCGGTGCTGCTGTTTTTGCACGGCGGTGGTTTTGTCGTCGGCAGCCTCGACTCCCACGACGGTATCTGCCGCGAGTTCTGCGCGCGCACGCCGTGTGCGGTGTTGTCGGTCGGCTACCGTCGCGCGCCGGAACACAAGTTCCCGGTGGCGTTGCATGATTGTGCCGATGCACTGGATTGGCTGCGCGAACAGGCTGGTGAATTTGCTCTCGACCTGTCGCGCCTGGTGTTTGGCGGCGACAGCGTCGGCGCCACGCTGGCGACCGTGCTGGCGCTTGAGGCGCGCGCCCCCGGCGCGCTGAAACCGTGCCTGCAATTGCTCTGCTACCCGGTGACCGACGCCTCGCAACGCCGTGAATCGATGGACTTGCTCGGCGAAGGCTACCTGCTGGAAAGCGATTCCCTGGAATGGTTCTACCAGCACTACGCCCGCAGCATCGAGGATCGCAGCGACTGGCGCTTCTCGCCACTGCTGTGCAGCGACCTCGCCGGCGCCGCCCCGGCCTACGTCGCCCTGGCAGGCTTCGACCCGCTGGTGGACGAAGGCCGCGCCTACGCCGAACGTTTGGCCAGCACCGGAGGATTGCTTGAATGCCGCGAATTCAGCGGCCACGTGCACGACTTCCTGCGCATGCGCATGGTCACCGAAGAGGTGGAGGCAATTTATCAGGAGCTGGTGGCTGTGCTGCGCACTGTGATGTATCCCGAAACGGTCTGA
- a CDS encoding bacteriocin immunity protein, giving the protein MHKPILSDYTEADFLRFVSGICNAQFDSEKEQVRAVLLFEELTEHPHGSDMIYYANSDEEATPEAIVSKVKEWRAANGKPGFKPQ; this is encoded by the coding sequence ATGCACAAACCAATTCTTTCCGATTACACCGAAGCAGATTTTCTGCGGTTCGTATCCGGAATTTGCAATGCGCAATTTGACTCGGAAAAAGAACAGGTCCGCGCAGTGCTGTTATTTGAAGAGCTGACTGAACACCCCCACGGCTCGGACATGATTTATTACGCCAACTCCGACGAGGAGGCTACCCCGGAAGCGATCGTTAGCAAAGTGAAGGAATGGCGAGCCGCCAACGGCAAACCCGGTTTCAAACCGCAATAG
- a CDS encoding bacteriocin immunity protein, with protein MVLKAKFEEYTESEYAALINRLVEGDYSSEREHDAIVDNIVNISEHPSGSDILYYPAKGVEDSPAGVLKAIKEWRAANGKPGFKPE; from the coding sequence ATGGTATTGAAGGCCAAGTTTGAGGAATACACAGAGTCAGAATATGCAGCCTTAATAAATCGTTTGGTGGAGGGAGACTACTCTTCCGAGAGAGAGCACGACGCGATAGTGGACAACATAGTGAACATTTCGGAACACCCGAGCGGTTCGGATATTTTGTACTACCCGGCTAAGGGAGTCGAAGACAGCCCCGCAGGCGTTTTAAAAGCCATCAAAGAATGGCGAGCCGCCAACGGCAAACCGGGTTTCAAACCGGAATAG
- a CDS encoding bacteriocin immunity protein: MPTLVCCADQREQAPSPRVEDFPVSVEQLKMVLKAKFEEYTESEYVALTSRLFAGDYSSEKELDEIVELIVDAAEHPAGSNVLYYPAEGVEDSPEGVLKTIKDWRAANGKPGFKPE, translated from the coding sequence ATGCCGACTCTGGTCTGCTGCGCAGACCAGCGGGAGCAAGCGCCCTCGCCACGGGTTGAAGATTTTCCGGTATCGGTGGAGCAACTGAAGATGGTATTGAAGGCCAAGTTCGAAGAGTACACAGAGTCAGAATATGTAGCCCTGACTAGCCGCCTGTTCGCAGGAGACTATTCATCAGAAAAAGAGCTGGATGAAATTGTAGAACTCATCGTCGATGCAGCCGAGCACCCTGCAGGATCAAACGTTTTGTATTATCCCGCCGAAGGTGTTGAAGACAGTCCGGAAGGTGTTTTAAAAACCATCAAAGATTGGCGCGCCGCCAACGGAAAACCAGGTTTCAAACCGGAATAG
- a CDS encoding bacteriocin immunity protein: MNLKGKLEHYTESEYLSLINRLFHGNYRSEKEHDDIVENIVKTSEHPNEIDILYCPEEGVEDSAAGVLKAIKEWRAANGKPDFKPE; encoded by the coding sequence ATGAACCTCAAGGGAAAACTTGAACACTACACAGAATCAGAATATCTCAGCCTTATAAACCGGCTATTCCATGGGAATTACCGTTCAGAGAAAGAACACGATGACATTGTAGAAAACATCGTAAAAACTTCAGAACACCCGAATGAAATAGACATTCTGTACTGTCCCGAAGAAGGCGTTGAGGACAGCGCAGCCGGCGTACTAAAAGCTATCAAAGAATGGCGAGCCGCCAACGGCAAACCTGATTTCAAACCAGAATAG
- a CDS encoding S-type pyocin domain-containing protein — protein sequence MQKPPPFVLTEAVHTTATAPPGMRINPSTGTTIPNSGRFGPPRNTSRYQQVLQHFTGPLEAEYQGKTTHIPLTIEADLAAARQEVSTHPLPPAASLIRELGVRNTVIQRKSQQLLYETQLSHGFYGSDPTDKTVFQFLSRAQIVDPILSPNGPGMNLWKQSYRAALEARLLAQTLTVLHQQQANVHNWLTTVQANEQAQAAAAEAARQAAEHARIAAEQQREQERRDRERAREAQEVKAREDAHAKQMADSNARLEHLNNWLISLDTARALRPFLVSSSFATSNPVFTVNAGQVAARAATAAAIRAALQAGIVTATTAAVTTSSVVLVGFAALLFPAPLGNSDARVIEGSLSDFVPKDRQSWIVEVTDFKPDEIRALSVPLADLATVPIEELNGIALTNGDIDLPVTLGSRTMNNATEFFVASTHNTGIASRTPVRLARFDSSLNVFRVDSPDTPSIGMTWTPIVKPANNSTALPASKPNIVVYDGTAVAVLEGRIDTHPELDAYSFGGFITVFPADSGISPVFTMFRDRRQDPGIATGNGQVVSGNWLGAASTPEGAPIPAQIADKLRGREFSSFKAFRRAFWKAVAADSDLDNKFTQINKLDIRKGISPVADKSERVGGRVKLEIHHVNPISEGGSVYDIDNLKILTPKQHIGTHTKKETN from the coding sequence ATGCAAAAACCACCGCCGTTCGTATTGACCGAGGCAGTCCACACGACTGCGACAGCGCCTCCTGGCATGCGTATAAATCCCTCAACCGGCACCACGATTCCCAACAGTGGCCGATTCGGCCCGCCGCGAAACACCAGTCGCTATCAGCAAGTGCTGCAACACTTCACCGGCCCGCTGGAAGCGGAATATCAAGGCAAAACCACACACATCCCGTTGACCATCGAAGCGGATCTGGCAGCCGCCCGACAGGAGGTTTCGACCCACCCGCTACCACCGGCGGCATCGCTGATCCGCGAGCTGGGTGTACGCAACACCGTGATTCAGCGCAAGAGCCAGCAACTGCTGTACGAGACCCAGTTGTCCCACGGCTTTTATGGCAGCGATCCAACCGATAAAACAGTTTTCCAGTTCCTTTCCCGCGCGCAGATCGTCGACCCGATTCTCAGCCCCAACGGCCCGGGAATGAACCTGTGGAAACAGTCCTATCGCGCGGCGCTCGAAGCCAGGTTGCTGGCCCAGACCCTCACGGTTCTGCATCAACAACAAGCCAATGTGCACAACTGGCTGACCACCGTGCAGGCCAACGAACAGGCGCAAGCGGCTGCCGCCGAAGCGGCACGTCAGGCTGCTGAACACGCAAGGATTGCTGCGGAGCAACAGCGAGAGCAAGAACGCAGGGATCGCGAACGAGCGCGCGAGGCACAGGAGGTCAAAGCGCGCGAGGATGCGCACGCAAAGCAGATGGCAGACTCAAATGCCCGACTCGAACATCTGAACAATTGGCTGATATCGCTCGACACGGCTAGAGCACTACGCCCGTTTCTGGTGTCAAGTTCCTTCGCAACATCAAATCCAGTGTTCACCGTAAACGCCGGCCAAGTGGCAGCACGTGCTGCCACTGCAGCAGCAATCAGAGCGGCTCTGCAAGCAGGTATCGTTACAGCAACAACGGCCGCAGTCACAACCTCATCCGTCGTTTTGGTCGGGTTTGCCGCGTTACTGTTTCCTGCACCACTCGGCAACTCCGATGCCCGAGTTATCGAGGGCTCCCTTTCAGACTTCGTGCCCAAGGATCGCCAATCATGGATTGTTGAAGTCACAGACTTCAAACCCGACGAAATCCGTGCCTTGAGTGTTCCGTTGGCAGATCTGGCGACCGTACCCATTGAAGAACTGAACGGCATTGCGCTCACCAATGGCGATATTGACCTTCCAGTGACGCTGGGCTCCAGAACAATGAATAACGCCACTGAGTTCTTCGTGGCGTCGACCCACAACACCGGTATCGCGTCGAGGACTCCGGTCCGGCTCGCCAGGTTCGACTCCAGTCTGAATGTCTTCAGGGTCGACAGTCCAGACACTCCCTCAATCGGCATGACATGGACGCCCATTGTCAAACCGGCTAACAACTCAACCGCTTTACCGGCCAGTAAGCCAAACATTGTTGTGTACGACGGCACGGCCGTCGCGGTACTTGAAGGACGAATCGATACTCACCCGGAACTGGATGCCTATAGTTTCGGTGGGTTCATCACGGTGTTCCCGGCGGACTCGGGTATCTCACCCGTGTTTACGATGTTCAGGGATCGGCGACAAGATCCGGGAATCGCTACGGGGAATGGACAAGTGGTATCGGGTAATTGGCTGGGGGCGGCGTCAACCCCGGAGGGCGCACCGATACCCGCGCAGATTGCGGATAAGCTGAGGGGACGGGAGTTTTCCAGTTTTAAAGCGTTTAGGCGGGCGTTTTGGAAGGCTGTGGCTGCCGATTCAGACCTCGATAATAAATTTACTCAAATAAACAAATTGGATATCAGAAAGGGAATATCACCTGTTGCTGACAAATCGGAGCGTGTCGGCGGAAGAGTCAAATTGGAGATTCATCATGTCAACCCAATCAGCGAAGGTGGGTCGGTATACGACATCGACAATCTAAAAATCCTGACACCAAAACAACATATAGGCACTCACACAAAGAAGGAGACCAACTAA
- a CDS encoding TonB-dependent siderophore receptor, which yields MQALKLSRTPLAVAISRRNPRGAVLSGALLTLMLLGSAQAQATPVDVNVPAQPLSSALQQLGQQANLQILYSPETLAGLKSSAVSGHLEPKQALDNLLLGSGMTYQLTGNTVSLVPAAGAAAGNALELGAVSISGKAPGSTTEGTGLYTTYSSSSSTRLNLTPKETPQSLTVMTRQRLDDQRLTNLSDTLDATPGIIVLRDGQGAESDGYFSRGFEIQNFEIDGVPTVKRMDNYTQSMAMYDRVEVVRGATGLISGLGSPSATINLIRKRPTAEAQASVTAEAGNWDRYGTGFDVSGPLTETGNIRGRLVGDFKTEQSWVDRYKQDSQLMYGITEFDLSEDTLLTMGFSYQRTDVDSPMRSGLPTRFTDGSRANLKRSLNSAQTWSYNDHEQTSFFTSIEQQFGNGWSGKVELTHSENKFDEVFNYVNGGLNPDGSGTTQLPVRFSGTPRQNNIDAYLTGPFGLLGREHELIAGVTLSQYYENVPSYGGWKTDYSTSPAGAIDNLLNWNGDSVKPEFNVTGKSTVDETQYAAYLATRLRATDDLSILLGSRVVDWHRDIEDKPYGGAETKTKESETGVYIPYAGVVYDVNDNWSLYASYTKIFNPQSSWVRDINNKPLDPMEGTGYEVGVKGSHFDGKLNSSFALFKIEQDNLAIWIDTPGGNTYKSEQGTTTKGAEFTLDGELAEGWQASAGYAYAVSTDADDQRIVTTLPRHSLKTFTSYRLPGILDKVTVGGGVNWQSKTGADLHTFQQGSYAVTNLLARYDISKNLSASVNLNNVFDREYLSYAGDHGMYGAPRNIMTGFKYTF from the coding sequence ATGCAAGCCTTAAAGTTGTCCCGCACCCCTCTGGCTGTAGCCATTTCCCGCCGCAATCCGCGTGGCGCCGTGCTGTCAGGTGCCCTGCTGACGCTGATGTTGTTGGGCAGCGCCCAAGCTCAAGCGACGCCGGTCGACGTCAACGTCCCTGCGCAACCGCTGTCCAGCGCACTGCAACAGCTTGGGCAACAAGCCAACCTGCAGATTCTCTACAGCCCGGAAACCCTTGCTGGCCTGAAGTCGAGTGCGGTCTCCGGTCACCTGGAGCCGAAACAGGCGCTGGACAACTTGCTGCTGGGGAGCGGCATGACTTATCAACTGACCGGCAACACCGTTTCGCTGGTGCCGGCCGCCGGAGCAGCTGCGGGAAACGCCCTGGAGCTGGGCGCGGTATCGATTTCCGGCAAGGCGCCGGGGTCGACCACTGAAGGCACCGGGCTGTACACCACGTACTCATCCAGTAGTTCGACGCGTCTGAACCTGACACCCAAGGAGACCCCACAGTCGCTGACCGTCATGACCCGTCAGCGCCTCGACGACCAGCGCCTGACCAACCTCAGCGATACCCTCGACGCCACACCGGGCATCATCGTGCTGCGTGACGGCCAGGGCGCAGAGTCCGACGGTTACTTCTCCCGTGGTTTCGAGATCCAGAACTTCGAAATCGACGGCGTGCCGACCGTCAAGCGCATGGACAACTACACCCAGAGCATGGCGATGTACGACCGTGTTGAAGTGGTGCGTGGTGCCACCGGTCTGATCAGCGGCCTGGGCAGCCCTTCGGCGACCATCAACCTGATCCGCAAACGCCCGACCGCCGAAGCGCAGGCCAGTGTCACCGCTGAAGCCGGCAACTGGGATCGCTACGGCACCGGCTTCGACGTCTCAGGGCCGTTGACCGAAACCGGCAACATCCGTGGCCGTCTGGTCGGCGACTTCAAGACTGAACAGTCCTGGGTCGACCGCTACAAGCAAGATTCCCAGCTGATGTATGGCATCACCGAATTCGACCTCAGCGAAGACACCCTGCTGACCATGGGCTTCAGCTACCAGCGCACCGACGTCGACTCGCCAATGCGTTCAGGCCTGCCGACCCGTTTCACCGACGGCTCGCGCGCCAACCTCAAGCGTTCGCTGAACTCGGCGCAGACCTGGTCTTACAACGACCACGAACAAACCAGCTTCTTCACCTCGATCGAACAGCAATTCGGCAATGGCTGGAGCGGCAAGGTTGAATTGACTCACTCCGAGAACAAATTCGACGAGGTCTTCAACTACGTCAACGGCGGCCTGAACCCTGACGGCAGCGGCACGACCCAACTGCCGGTGCGTTTCTCCGGTACGCCGCGCCAGAACAACATCGACGCCTATCTGACCGGCCCGTTCGGTCTGCTGGGTCGCGAGCATGAGCTGATCGCCGGTGTGACCCTGTCCCAATACTACGAAAACGTGCCGAGCTACGGTGGCTGGAAAACCGACTACTCCACCTCCCCTGCCGGCGCCATCGACAACCTGCTGAACTGGAACGGCGATTCGGTCAAACCCGAATTCAACGTCACCGGCAAATCCACCGTCGACGAAACTCAATACGCCGCGTATCTGGCCACCCGCCTGCGTGCCACCGATGACCTGAGCATCCTGCTCGGCAGCCGCGTGGTCGACTGGCATCGCGATATCGAAGACAAGCCGTACGGCGGCGCAGAAACCAAGACCAAGGAATCGGAAACCGGCGTCTACATTCCGTACGCGGGTGTGGTCTATGACGTCAACGACAACTGGTCGTTGTATGCCAGCTACACCAAGATCTTCAACCCGCAATCGTCGTGGGTTCGCGACATCAACAACAAGCCTCTGGACCCGATGGAAGGCACCGGCTACGAAGTCGGCGTCAAGGGTAGCCACTTCGATGGCAAGCTGAACTCCAGCTTCGCGCTGTTCAAGATCGAGCAGGACAACCTGGCGATCTGGATCGACACCCCAGGCGGCAATACCTACAAATCCGAACAGGGCACCACCACCAAAGGTGCGGAATTCACCCTTGATGGCGAACTGGCCGAAGGCTGGCAAGCGTCTGCCGGTTACGCCTACGCGGTCAGCACTGACGCCGATGACCAGCGCATCGTCACCACCCTGCCCCGTCACAGCCTCAAGACCTTCACCAGCTATCGCCTGCCGGGCATTCTGGACAAAGTCACCGTTGGCGGTGGCGTGAACTGGCAGAGCAAGACCGGTGCCGACCTGCATACCTTCCAGCAAGGCAGCTACGCCGTCACCAACCTGCTGGCGCGTTACGACATCAGCAAAAACCTCAGCGCCTCGGTCAACCTGAACAACGTATTCGACCGCGAATACCTCAGCTACGCAGGCGACCACGGCATGTACGGCGCACCGCGCAACATCATGACCGGCTTCAAGTACACGTTCTGA